A portion of the Methanomassiliicoccus sp. genome contains these proteins:
- a CDS encoding Ig-like domain-containing protein, with protein sequence MVSVQGSNILVDGQAPSNDFFGVVDTTALQYAILAYIEGQTQYAGKSSVFNGPDTGSYSAVSPSDTAAHFFDRYFALLAYYHCNTVRIGAGDTWGTSIQYDAWANHHDAFISLLKTMEAAAEAHNIWIVLVLAGTQDYPAYQFGGSGSVFSASSSAYQAYVRYCNNVMAALDGLKGIAIFDLFNEPDHDYCWAKYWSGNGGKTAFHTWACSVAEDTADASSHPRTMGVAGLGLMFGWGKSDFDLCTGTVPFEIASRHYYASNTDVSNFATPEQWAQADGKPLYWGELGNNKAYPLVRYSYGEQAIFSNGGQIITSMVLTGTAGYPYTGSAGPSASFTVTPTLGNGSTAFSVDASACSDSQDVSSKLQVRWDWNNDGTYDTAWTTAKVASHSYSQSGSYVIGMQVMNSAGSTASMSKAVTVDADGPQVAIVSPTSGSSIKSTSVDVRWSGADSGSGIAAYLVRTEGGQWTMVSSSSTNLTIGSLSQGGHVVTVRAVDNAGNYKDATATFTTSIIATDYTPPSLTITSPVTGSTITVDHPTISWTASDASGIAYFQIVRDGGSWVQLSSGQTSYTTVNSLASGSHTVTVRAMDNAGNYKDATVVFSVSTASADTTAPSLTIVSPSNGATTTATHPTISWTASDASGIAYFQIVRDGGSWVQLSSSQTSYTTVNALGVGSHTVTVKAVDNAGNAMTKTVTFTVK encoded by the coding sequence ATGGTCTCGGTCCAAGGTTCCAATATTTTGGTCGATGGTCAGGCCCCGTCCAACGACTTTTTTGGCGTGGTAGACACCACAGCTCTGCAGTACGCCATCCTCGCCTACATCGAAGGCCAGACCCAGTACGCGGGCAAGAGCTCGGTGTTCAACGGACCGGACACCGGCAGCTACAGCGCGGTCTCGCCCTCCGATACCGCGGCCCACTTCTTCGATCGGTACTTCGCTCTTCTCGCCTACTACCACTGCAACACAGTGCGCATCGGGGCCGGTGATACCTGGGGTACAAGCATACAATACGATGCATGGGCCAACCATCACGACGCTTTCATATCGTTGCTCAAGACCATGGAGGCCGCGGCCGAGGCCCACAATATATGGATAGTCCTCGTCCTCGCCGGAACTCAGGACTATCCAGCCTACCAATTCGGCGGTTCTGGGTCGGTGTTCTCAGCCTCCAGTTCCGCTTACCAGGCCTATGTCCGTTACTGTAACAATGTAATGGCGGCACTAGATGGTCTAAAGGGGATCGCGATATTTGACCTATTTAACGAACCGGACCACGACTACTGCTGGGCGAAATATTGGAGTGGCAATGGCGGCAAGACCGCTTTCCACACCTGGGCCTGTTCGGTCGCCGAAGACACCGCCGATGCATCCTCGCACCCGCGAACCATGGGTGTGGCCGGGTTGGGATTGATGTTCGGATGGGGGAAGAGCGATTTCGACCTCTGCACCGGAACGGTGCCGTTCGAGATCGCCTCCAGGCATTACTATGCTTCGAACACCGATGTGAGCAATTTCGCAACACCTGAGCAATGGGCTCAGGCCGATGGCAAACCTCTGTACTGGGGCGAGCTGGGGAATAACAAAGCGTATCCCCTGGTCCGCTACAGCTATGGCGAACAGGCCATCTTTTCCAACGGGGGGCAGATAATCACCTCGATGGTACTGACCGGCACCGCCGGCTATCCCTACACCGGGAGCGCTGGCCCTAGCGCATCGTTCACTGTAACGCCGACCCTGGGCAACGGCAGCACCGCCTTCTCAGTCGATGCGTCGGCTTGCTCGGACTCGCAGGACGTCTCATCCAAATTACAAGTTCGATGGGACTGGAACAATGACGGAACATATGATACGGCATGGACGACCGCCAAGGTCGCCAGTCATAGCTACTCTCAGAGCGGTTCCTATGTTATCGGCATGCAGGTCATGAACAGCGCCGGGTCGACAGCCTCCATGTCTAAAGCTGTCACCGTGGATGCGGATGGTCCTCAGGTAGCTATTGTATCTCCCACCAGCGGTTCATCGATTAAGTCCACTTCGGTAGACGTGAGGTGGTCCGGAGCCGATAGCGGTTCAGGCATTGCGGCCTACCTGGTCAGGACAGAGGGTGGCCAGTGGACCATGGTGTCCTCTAGCTCAACGAACCTCACGATCGGCAGCCTATCTCAGGGCGGGCATGTGGTGACGGTCAGGGCGGTGGACAACGCCGGCAACTACAAGGACGCAACTGCAACGTTCACGACGTCTATCATCGCTACCGATTACACTCCTCCTTCCCTAACCATCACGTCGCCGGTAACCGGATCGACGATAACCGTGGATCATCCCACGATCTCGTGGACGGCGAGCGATGCTTCCGGCATCGCCTACTTCCAGATCGTGAGGGACGGAGGCTCGTGGGTTCAGCTGTCATCAGGGCAGACCAGTTACACCACGGTGAACTCGCTGGCCAGCGGCTCGCACACCGTCACCGTTAGAGCTATGGACAACGCCGGCAACTACAAGGACGCCACCGTAGTCTTCTCGGTCTCGACCGCTTCCGCGGACACCACTGCACCGTCGTTGACGATCGTCTCGCCATCCAACGGCGCGACCACGACCGCCACGCACCCCACGATCTCGTGGACGGCGAGCGATGCCTCCGGCATCGCCTACTTCCAGATCGTGAGGGACGGAGGCTCGTGGGTTCAGTTGTCCTCTTCGCAGACCAGCTACACCACGGTGAACGCGTTAGGGGTAGGCAGCCATACCGTTACGGTTAAGGCGGTGGACAATGCCGGCAATGCCATGACCAAGACGGTGACGTTCACCGTGAAGTAA
- a CDS encoding leucine-rich repeat protein, translating to MHKLIAVLILTLALLTTVVAVPLDVHATDTDSNFQYLLVDSGTAVEITGYVGSSKAVAIPITLNNLPVVSIGDSAFLNRSDLTSVTLPVTVTSIGNDAFRNCYKITSMTLPNSMIGLGDRAFSYCGLTSITIPDGITRLGNRTFEGCSALTSAKLPNGIVDLGNSSFYNCYSLKAITLPYSVINLGNNTFGNCYSLASVTFSSNAIDLGNNTFYNCYSLTSIKIPGDAVSLGTGVFYGSGLRSVDIPNGISTIGNYSFKNCYALVSVNLPNNATYLGDKAFENCYALTTIPFPDSLVYIGDYTFSNCFHLTSVAFPKSISNIGSCAFFGCLNLTKISFQGNAPSVGMNWATGCGDNLTVYYLEGTSGYTAPTWNGLPTSSFQAVGKVIGTIKTVDGTPLANATVLMSNDLVARTNATGNFVFNDVPIGNYTLSVSENGYSKTVEVPVVANGITNLGDLVLQSANQTSETSLSSGGGMDLTLPIIIAIICGVVVFVLYLRKRR from the coding sequence ATGCACAAACTTATTGCTGTATTGATATTGACTCTGGCACTGCTCACCACCGTGGTCGCCGTTCCGTTGGACGTTCATGCCACCGATACCGATAGCAATTTTCAATACCTATTAGTCGACAGCGGGACAGCGGTAGAAATCACGGGATATGTCGGATCAAGCAAAGCCGTGGCGATACCCATCACACTTAACAATCTTCCCGTCGTCAGTATTGGTGACTCTGCCTTCCTGAATCGTTCAGATTTAACATCTGTAACATTGCCGGTCACCGTCACAAGCATTGGTAACGATGCTTTCAGGAACTGTTACAAGATCACCTCAATGACCTTGCCCAATAGTATGATTGGTTTAGGAGATAGGGCGTTCAGTTATTGTGGGCTAACTTCCATCACGATCCCAGACGGCATCACTCGCCTTGGAAACAGAACATTTGAGGGCTGCTCTGCTCTCACCTCTGCGAAGCTCCCCAACGGCATCGTCGATCTCGGTAACTCATCGTTTTACAATTGCTATTCTTTGAAAGCAATTACCTTACCATATAGCGTCATCAATCTCGGGAATAATACATTCGGCAATTGCTACTCTCTGGCCTCGGTTACTTTTTCCAGCAACGCCATCGACTTAGGTAACAACACGTTCTACAATTGCTATTCTCTGACATCGATAAAGATACCTGGAGATGCCGTATCATTGGGGACAGGGGTCTTTTATGGAAGTGGTCTTCGCTCAGTTGACATTCCCAATGGCATTTCCACCATCGGCAATTATTCGTTTAAAAATTGCTACGCTCTGGTCTCGGTGAACCTGCCCAACAATGCCACTTATTTAGGAGACAAAGCGTTCGAAAACTGTTATGCTCTGACTACAATTCCCTTCCCGGACAGCCTCGTCTACATCGGAGACTATACTTTCAGCAACTGTTTCCATCTTACATCGGTAGCGTTCCCTAAAAGCATCAGCAACATTGGATCCTGCGCATTCTTTGGATGTTTAAATCTGACTAAGATATCGTTCCAGGGTAACGCACCGTCAGTTGGAATGAACTGGGCTACTGGTTGCGGTGATAATCTTACGGTGTATTATCTAGAAGGAACCAGCGGGTACACCGCACCCACTTGGAATGGGTTGCCAACATCGTCCTTTCAAGCTGTTGGAAAGGTCATTGGTACTATCAAGACAGTGGATGGTACTCCGCTAGCTAATGCTACGGTCCTGATGAGCAATGACCTTGTTGCTAGAACGAACGCCACAGGGAATTTTGTCTTTAACGATGTTCCGATAGGAAATTACACACTATCTGTCTCAGAGAATGGCTATTCCAAGACAGTGGAGGTGCCAGTGGTTGCAAATGGGATCACAAATTTGGGCGATCTGGTCCTGCAGTCTGCCAATCAGACCTCAGAGACTTCCTTAAGCTCGGGGGGTGGTATGGATCTTACGCTGCCCATTATCATCGCGATCATTTGTGGTGTTGTTGTGTTCGTCCTATATCTGCGGAAGAGACGCTAA